In Streptomyces sp. NBC_00091, the following proteins share a genomic window:
- the sigJ gene encoding RNA polymerase sigma factor SigJ: MSTQSEPDLSDAIFGERRHLLNLAYRLLGSLAEAEDAVQETYTRWYAMSRRQQEAIASPGAWLTTVAGRICLDVLGSARARRERYVGTWIPEPLPDRTEWIGGRADDGRTDPADPADRITLDESVSMAFLVVLESMTPAERVAFVLHDVFRYPFTEIAEIVGRTPAACRQLASSGRRRVRAAQAPAAPAAGQAGLVRNFKEAWESKDIEALVGLLDPDATMIADGGGLVGTVLQPVEGGKSIAQYLIFIADKAPGLTLLERTVNGRPGLVAELTGVPVTVAALDVTDGRISRIWAVRNPEKLRAWMTGDPDSDSQP; the protein is encoded by the coding sequence ATGAGCACCCAGTCCGAGCCCGACCTGAGCGACGCGATCTTCGGCGAGCGGCGCCATCTGCTCAACCTCGCCTACCGGCTGCTGGGTTCGCTGGCCGAGGCCGAGGACGCCGTACAGGAGACCTACACCCGCTGGTACGCGATGTCGCGGCGGCAGCAGGAGGCCATCGCCTCGCCCGGCGCCTGGCTCACGACGGTGGCGGGCCGTATCTGCCTGGACGTGCTCGGCTCGGCGCGGGCCCGGCGCGAGCGCTACGTCGGCACGTGGATACCCGAGCCGCTGCCCGACCGTACGGAGTGGATCGGCGGGCGGGCGGACGACGGCAGGACCGATCCGGCCGACCCCGCCGACCGGATCACCCTGGACGAGTCGGTGAGCATGGCCTTCCTCGTCGTACTGGAATCGATGACGCCGGCCGAACGCGTGGCCTTCGTCCTGCACGACGTCTTCCGCTACCCCTTCACCGAGATCGCCGAGATCGTCGGCCGGACGCCCGCGGCCTGCCGGCAGCTGGCCTCCTCGGGCCGGCGGCGCGTCCGCGCGGCACAGGCCCCGGCGGCTCCGGCGGCCGGGCAGGCCGGTCTCGTACGGAATTTCAAGGAGGCGTGGGAGTCCAAGGACATCGAGGCCCTCGTCGGCCTCCTCGACCCCGACGCCACGATGATCGCCGATGGCGGCGGCCTGGTCGGCACCGTCCTGCAGCCGGTCGAGGGCGGCAAGAGCATCGCCCAGTATCTGATCTTCATCGCCGACAAGGCCCCTGGGCTGACGCTCCTGGAGCGGACGGTCAACGGCCGGCCCGGCCTGGTCGCCGAGCTCACCGGCGTCCCCGTGACCGTGGCCGCGCTCGATGTCACCGACGGCCGCATCAGCCGTATCTGGGCGGTCCGCAACCCGGAGAAGCTGCGGGCGTGGATGACCGGTGATCCAGATTCGGATTCACAGCCGTGA
- a CDS encoding DUF6243 family protein, whose protein sequence is MTVSKNINNPVGQGGGQRKRLSRAERQNNGPHRNLDRQGAADQKAELVRKMREKAAAAEGAGQTGDDTAQS, encoded by the coding sequence GTGACCGTGAGCAAGAACATCAACAACCCCGTGGGCCAGGGCGGCGGCCAGCGCAAGAGGCTGTCCCGCGCCGAACGGCAGAACAACGGCCCGCACCGCAACCTCGACCGCCAGGGTGCGGCCGACCAGAAGGCGGAGCTGGTGCGCAAGATGCGCGAGAAGGCAGCCGCAGCCGAGGGCGCCGGGCAGACCGGCGACGACACCGCACAGAGCTGA